The following coding sequences are from one Candidatus Neomarinimicrobiota bacterium window:
- the rplQ gene encoding 50S ribosomal protein L17 has product MRHRKKGRKLGVNVSHRKAMLKNLAANLIEHKRIKTTDSRAKELRTFIEPLITKAKKGDLNSIRQIAKKLNRKEVVHALVHEIAPVFAERNGGYTRIIKLGFRDNDRASVSLIELVDFDGATAAQVAEAS; this is encoded by the coding sequence ATGAGACACCGGAAGAAAGGTCGTAAACTTGGCGTTAATGTTTCCCATCGGAAGGCAATGCTGAAGAATTTAGCGGCCAACTTAATTGAACATAAACGAATTAAAACCACCGATTCGCGAGCCAAGGAATTGCGCACTTTTATTGAACCTTTGATCACAAAGGCCAAAAAAGGCGATTTGAATTCCATTCGCCAAATTGCGAAGAAACTAAATCGTAAAGAAGTGGTCCATGCATTGGTTCATGAAATTGCACCAGTTTTTGCAGAACGAAATGGCGGATATACGCGTATCATTAAACTGGGATTTCGGGATAATGACCGTGCTTCTGTTTCATTGATCGAATTGGTCGATTTTGATGGTGCTACTGCAGCACAGGTGGCTGAAGCTTCCTAA